TTGGAAAATGTATTTTTTTCGTATTTGTATTTTGGAATTATTTGGTTTTTAATCATTTTCAATGAATTTACTGATTTTATTGATGGATATCTTGCAAGAAAATATGATCTTGTTAGCAATGTAGGTAAAATTTTAGATCCTTATGCGGATGTTTTGCAGCATTTAACATATTTTGTTTTTTTCTTTTACAAAGGAATAACCCCTTATTATTTTTTCGTAATATTTATTTATCGTGAAATTTCTATTGGGTTTGTTAGAAATTTAATTATTCAGTTTAATGTAGTTCAACAAGCAAATTTTTTGGGAAAATTAAAGTCACTTCTTTATGCTGTTT
Above is a genomic segment from Borreliella mayonii containing:
- the pgsA gene encoding CDP-diacylglycerol--glycerol-3-phosphate 3-phosphatidyltransferase, with amino-acid sequence MNNLIKFITPNKITLARIMLSFIILILFFLENVFFSYLYFGIIWFLIIFNEFTDFIDGYLARKYDLVSNVGKILDPYADVLQHLTYFVFFFYKGITPYYFFVIFIYREISIGFVRNLIIQFNVVQQANFLGKLKSLLYAVCTFASLLFYTLNQLNFTEPVQNFISYIFNFEFKFLFIVQMAYVFAAFFAILSFLEYVLIFFNVKKYENK